In a single window of the Pontibacter russatus genome:
- a CDS encoding glycosyl hydrolase 108 family protein: MANFDLAHRIVMRNEGGYSFVGTDAGGETYKGISRRWWPNWQGWAIIDKIKETREIQRNDEINDVYLKMYVKSFYKSLWKSFGGDAVQDQAIANIMFDMFVLTGDDAVKIAQRIGNALGIQLDVDGRLGKMTAAFLNQVNPEHFYHLYYEAREQFHRRIAGGNAQTGAPNLVGWLNRLYTFQDYLKKKTVA; the protein is encoded by the coding sequence ATGGCAAACTTCGACTTAGCGCACCGCATCGTCATGCGGAATGAGGGCGGCTACTCCTTCGTAGGCACCGACGCAGGCGGCGAGACTTACAAAGGCATCAGCCGCAGGTGGTGGCCAAACTGGCAGGGATGGGCCATCATCGACAAAATCAAGGAGACGCGGGAAATCCAGCGCAACGATGAAATCAACGACGTGTACCTGAAAATGTACGTGAAGAGCTTCTACAAGTCGCTGTGGAAGTCTTTCGGCGGCGACGCGGTTCAGGATCAGGCCATCGCCAACATCATGTTTGACATGTTCGTGCTGACCGGCGACGACGCCGTGAAGATTGCGCAACGCATCGGAAACGCCCTGGGCATTCAGCTCGACGTGGATGGCAGGCTCGGAAAGATGACGGCCGCTTTCCTCAACCAGGTAAACCCCGAACACTTCTACCACCTCTACTATGAGGCGCGGGAGCAGTTCCACCGGCGCATAGCGGGAGGCAACGCCCAAACCGGCGCTCCGAACCTTGTCGGATGGCTCAACAGGCTCTACACCTTCCAGGACTATCTAAAAAAAAAGACAGTAGCCTAG
- a CDS encoding tail fiber domain-containing protein, translating to MTYISKLVPGTKFPAPIGLTDDQVAKGVAFADANLLQGGHHVYDTIAERNAIPLQRRRNGMVVSVWEGATGKRPINYVLKSGILPGTPAGFSNTRFATPVRMVEEVDETSYEPTHPNYTGTDGLTQTITTPTGNMYAYLVDVLPDHPSAADPYLMVRLYGTGNANWYWFYADEPIEAKDETTWMVYEEFYDANGAYTGYTGTFSNEWATGFFYRGVSHLTAAPGEVATGEQPNMMGAIADQSDVWVKLEVEAPVIPAASYEALLTLRDRQQLLPNVYYSWPYRCVYQRQNGGEIITSATDEVLLTQAVDAGTLSIRSQSLNYPQDSILMDYQFYLGGVRVPWMAERRDEVLRLEARYDWRGIMMVREKVTGFAYETASVVAGGYEVVFTIGAIGSSLPTNYREYFVHFPDLNNPANPTITMRRGLGGNTSELKLWDGSSISAGQMATLLAPSGGKAYVMFSVELNCYTLMQTDPEERFVKDRYLGIPAIAAQQYDGVKLAKATADTRLYYTFNNEGYTNRDCKIEAFASPGQQPDIVLYGNVSGVYIASGSRLITIHSTSGAENIHLGDGCTDIHITARTKGIKLAAKSTKILVAGDDRSYIEVMPRSFAAFACVNNAYFLSFLDTDSTREMLIRHDQLENVTMRNRSMGGRISFGIAKNVTMNIAAGWDKIVFDHLELKAFEFSSNWNAVNYFGSRSFAVSASYRNRLENTVVIEGDNFYFPGAVASAEKTPVVMGADGRMYKWNATIEESATAGSIAKRDAAGGLTATEFTMTSDARLKTDLEHIAPEEALELVRQLSGYYYRRNDIENAPIEIGFMAQEVENIAPALTKHIPHHVLTDAMGVNYARAVALLAPAIQALLQRIEQLEKGQ from the coding sequence ATGACATATATATCCAAACTTGTTCCAGGCACCAAATTCCCCGCCCCGATAGGCCTGACAGATGACCAGGTGGCAAAAGGCGTGGCATTCGCTGACGCCAACCTCCTGCAAGGCGGGCACCACGTCTACGACACCATCGCGGAGCGAAACGCCATCCCGCTGCAGCGCAGAAGAAACGGCATGGTGGTGTCTGTATGGGAAGGGGCAACCGGTAAAAGGCCCATAAACTACGTCCTGAAGTCCGGGATTCTGCCGGGCACACCGGCTGGCTTCAGCAACACCCGCTTCGCGACGCCGGTGAGGATGGTGGAAGAGGTGGACGAGACTTCCTACGAGCCGACCCACCCCAACTACACCGGCACGGACGGTCTGACGCAGACCATCACGACGCCGACCGGCAATATGTACGCCTACCTGGTGGACGTGCTGCCCGACCACCCTTCGGCGGCAGACCCTTATCTGATGGTGCGCCTGTACGGCACCGGGAACGCCAACTGGTACTGGTTCTATGCCGACGAGCCGATTGAGGCCAAGGATGAAACCACCTGGATGGTGTATGAAGAGTTCTATGACGCCAACGGCGCTTACACAGGCTACACCGGCACCTTCAGCAACGAGTGGGCGACAGGGTTTTTCTACCGTGGCGTGTCTCACCTGACGGCAGCGCCGGGCGAGGTGGCGACGGGGGAGCAGCCCAACATGATGGGCGCAATAGCTGACCAGTCCGACGTGTGGGTGAAGCTGGAGGTGGAGGCGCCGGTGATTCCAGCGGCCTCCTATGAGGCGCTGCTGACGCTGCGCGACCGCCAGCAGCTGCTGCCGAACGTCTACTATTCGTGGCCCTACAGGTGCGTTTACCAGCGCCAGAACGGAGGGGAGATCATCACGTCGGCAACGGATGAGGTGCTGCTGACGCAGGCCGTGGACGCAGGCACGCTTTCCATCCGCAGCCAATCGCTCAACTACCCGCAGGATTCCATCCTGATGGATTACCAGTTTTACCTGGGTGGCGTTCGGGTTCCCTGGATGGCCGAGCGCCGTGACGAGGTGCTGCGGCTGGAGGCGCGGTACGACTGGAGGGGCATCATGATGGTGCGCGAGAAAGTGACCGGCTTTGCCTATGAAACCGCCAGTGTCGTTGCGGGCGGCTATGAGGTGGTTTTCACGATAGGGGCCATCGGAAGCTCGCTGCCGACGAACTACCGCGAGTATTTTGTGCATTTCCCCGACCTGAACAACCCCGCGAACCCGACCATCACTATGAGAAGGGGGCTGGGCGGCAACACCTCTGAGCTGAAGCTTTGGGACGGCAGCAGCATCTCCGCAGGGCAGATGGCGACGCTACTTGCCCCAAGCGGGGGGAAGGCCTACGTGATGTTCTCGGTCGAGCTGAACTGCTACACGCTGATGCAGACAGACCCGGAGGAGCGCTTCGTGAAAGACCGCTACCTGGGCATCCCTGCCATTGCGGCACAGCAGTACGACGGTGTGAAACTGGCCAAGGCGACCGCAGACACCAGGCTGTACTACACCTTCAACAACGAAGGCTACACCAATAGGGACTGCAAGATAGAGGCCTTCGCTTCGCCCGGCCAGCAGCCTGATATTGTGCTGTATGGGAACGTGAGCGGCGTCTACATCGCCTCCGGAAGCCGCCTGATAACCATTCACTCCACTTCGGGGGCCGAGAACATTCACCTGGGCGACGGCTGCACAGACATTCACATCACAGCCCGCACGAAGGGGATCAAGCTGGCGGCCAAGAGCACGAAAATCCTGGTGGCAGGCGATGACAGAAGCTATATAGAGGTGATGCCCCGCAGTTTCGCCGCCTTCGCCTGCGTCAACAACGCCTACTTCCTGTCCTTTCTGGATACTGACTCCACCCGCGAAATGCTGATCCGGCATGACCAACTGGAGAATGTGACTATGCGGAACCGCTCCATGGGTGGCCGCATATCGTTCGGCATCGCCAAAAACGTGACGATGAACATTGCGGCAGGGTGGGACAAGATAGTGTTTGACCACTTAGAGCTGAAGGCCTTCGAGTTCTCATCCAATTGGAACGCCGTTAACTACTTCGGCTCTAGAAGCTTCGCCGTCTCCGCCTCTTACCGGAACAGGCTCGAAAACACGGTAGTCATTGAGGGGGATAACTTCTATTTCCCCGGTGCCGTGGCCAGCGCAGAGAAAACGCCTGTCGTGATGGGGGCCGATGGCAGGATGTACAAATGGAACGCCACGATTGAGGAATCGGCCACGGCTGGCAGCATCGCCAAGCGCGACGCGGCAGGAGGCCTGACAGCGACAGAATTCACCATGACTTCGGACGCCAGGCTGAAAACCGATCTGGAGCATATCGCGCCGGAGGAGGCGCTGGAGCTGGTGCGCCAGCTTTCCGGCTACTACTACCGCCGAAACGACATCGAGAACGCTCCCATAGAGATCGGCTTTATGGCGCAGGAGGTGGAGAACATTGCGCCGGCACTCACAAAGCATATCCCGCACCACGTCCTGACGGATGCCATGGGCGTGAACTACGCCAGGGCCGTGGCCCTGCTGGCACCGGCGATACAAGCCCTGCTGCAGCGCATCGAACAGCTTGAAAAAGGGCAGTAA
- a CDS encoding transglycosylase SLT domain-containing protein, whose translation MGNALRTTPRPHQTTSTTPSGLGKTTPNHSKWLGKTTPNHSASNSELAELLVMGGAAGLLLLLFSRQADPLTPSAKENRVIEFTSAYALHNTGYTRYSNMAGLGDTEPKKLKISTVPIPMVEQAHYQSHMLPTIQRQLDEIDSKYGKTMFAVQGVTRVPYDLLKTIMYIESGGNPQAVSGAGAVGLMQLLPDTATMVIALENIKKRLSDYEKDWLRETLGRRLDEGILKMRDLGSPVANKLGITKNRFVSKSDLFHAEFNILCGALFLGILLDESLEPSGLYRVDKVVVRYNMGYFSMKKGREMVGTAAQLVDRLPSEPAAYIRKLVGKNGLLTLV comes from the coding sequence ATGGGAAACGCACTTAGAACCACTCCAAGACCACACCAAACCACTTCAACCACTCCGAGTGGTTTAGGCAAAACAACACCCAACCACTCCAAGTGGTTGGGCAAAACCACACCAAACCACTCTGCCAGCAACAGCGAATTAGCGGAGCTGCTGGTGATGGGCGGCGCTGCAGGGCTGCTGCTGCTGCTTTTCTCGCGGCAAGCAGATCCGCTGACGCCATCGGCCAAGGAAAACAGGGTGATTGAGTTCACTTCTGCCTATGCGCTGCACAACACTGGCTACACCAGGTACAGCAACATGGCCGGTTTGGGAGACACAGAGCCCAAAAAGCTTAAAATATCGACCGTGCCAATCCCGATGGTGGAGCAGGCGCACTACCAGAGCCACATGCTGCCGACCATTCAGAGGCAGCTTGACGAGATAGACAGCAAGTACGGCAAGACCATGTTCGCGGTGCAGGGAGTGACCAGGGTGCCCTACGACCTGCTAAAGACCATCATGTACATCGAGAGCGGTGGCAACCCGCAGGCAGTGTCCGGAGCGGGTGCCGTAGGCCTGATGCAGCTCCTGCCTGACACGGCGACCATGGTTATCGCGCTGGAGAACATCAAAAAGCGACTGAGCGACTACGAAAAGGACTGGCTGCGCGAAACCCTGGGCCGCAGGCTTGACGAGGGAATCCTGAAAATGCGCGACCTGGGCAGTCCGGTCGCCAACAAGCTGGGCATCACCAAGAACCGCTTTGTGTCTAAGAGCGACCTGTTCCATGCGGAGTTCAACATTCTGTGCGGCGCTCTCTTCCTGGGCATCCTCCTGGACGAGAGCCTGGAGCCGAGCGGCCTGTACCGTGTGGACAAGGTGGTGGTGCGCTACAACATGGGCTACTTCTCCATGAAGAAGGGCCGCGAAATGGTGGGGACCGCAGCACAGCTCGTGGACCGGCTTCCGAGCGAACCGGCCGCCTACATAAGAAAGCTTGTCGGGAAAAACGGTCTGCTGACCCTCGTGTAA
- a CDS encoding O-methyltransferase, with protein MTEEINQQFPKAYINIDKATKMSGFTMASDVLTCSLLRTLAGSKPSGKFLELGTGTGLSTAWILDGMDNNSTLISIDSEPKFLEIARRFLGNDERLHPIETDGGEWVENNKHQKFDYVFADTWHGKYLLLDEILSMLNKGGLYIIDDMLPQPNWPEGHHEKAIRLVADLESREDLLLTKQVWATGIIVAVKK; from the coding sequence ATGACAGAAGAAATAAATCAGCAATTTCCAAAGGCTTATATAAACATAGACAAAGCGACAAAAATGTCTGGTTTTACAATGGCTTCAGATGTTCTGACTTGCTCTTTACTTCGGACACTTGCAGGTTCCAAGCCCTCGGGTAAATTTCTTGAACTTGGAACAGGAACAGGGCTTTCAACAGCATGGATTCTTGATGGGATGGATAATAATTCCACATTGATTTCAATAGACAGTGAACCTAAATTCTTGGAGATTGCTCGAAGATTTCTTGGTAATGATGAACGACTGCATCCGATTGAGACAGATGGTGGCGAATGGGTTGAGAATAACAAGCATCAAAAGTTCGACTATGTTTTTGCCGACACATGGCATGGGAAATATCTCCTTTTAGATGAAATATTGTCCATGTTGAATAAAGGTGGTCTATATATTATTGACGATATGTTGCCGCAGCCCAATTGGCCAGAGGGACATCATGAAAAAGCAATTAGGCTTGTAGCGGATTTAGAGTCCAGAGAAGACCTACTTTTGACAAAGCAGGTTTGGGCTACAGGAATAATCGTTGCCGTAAAAAAATAA
- a CDS encoding nuclear transport factor 2 family protein yields MTDQHPNLLLIHSFFKAYANNDLEEIRKILMPDIEWVIPGRHRLSGTKIGVEEVLGYFKQINSYSFKAQPIVMGVNDDYVIDCHLNWSNLEGGENIKAMSCLLWKFKDGKISKVYNFPEDQHMIDDFFDKV; encoded by the coding sequence ATGACCGATCAACACCCGAACCTTCTTTTAATTCATTCCTTCTTTAAAGCTTATGCAAACAATGACTTGGAAGAAATTAGAAAAATTTTAATGCCAGATATTGAGTGGGTAATTCCAGGTCGTCACCGCTTAAGTGGAACTAAAATCGGAGTCGAAGAAGTATTAGGTTACTTTAAACAAATTAATTCATATTCATTTAAAGCACAACCCATTGTAATGGGAGTAAACGATGATTATGTCATTGATTGTCACCTTAATTGGAGTAATTTAGAAGGAGGTGAAAATATTAAGGCTATGTCGTGCTTACTCTGGAAGTTTAAAGATGGGAAAATCAGCAAGGTTTATAATTTCCCTGAAGACCAGCACATGATAGACGATTTTTTTGATAAAGTATAA
- a CDS encoding DUF6624 domain-containing protein, producing the protein MKKVVFAILVLAAFHSFGQGHKINLKLKSQLDSIGVLDQKYRNLLFEYPEQSQKDSIAKTFGVPTSELWDYIQSNMMKTDSSNLVFIEEVFSKYGYPGKTLVGAKTNEVAWNVIQHSEKIPQYIDIIKKAGIEKELPYTLVAMMEDRYLMNQKKEQIYGTQACGGCLSSGDNYPVIWPIKDPKNVNKRRKEAGFEQTVEENAKRMSIEYRVVTLSEVK; encoded by the coding sequence TTGAAAAAAGTAGTCTTTGCGATTCTTGTTCTCGCAGCCTTCCACTCATTCGGGCAAGGCCATAAAATAAATTTAAAGTTGAAGAGCCAGTTGGATAGTATTGGTGTTCTTGACCAGAAGTACAGAAACCTCCTGTTTGAATATCCTGAACAAAGCCAGAAAGATTCAATTGCCAAAACTTTTGGTGTTCCAACCTCTGAACTATGGGACTATATTCAGAGCAACATGATGAAGACCGATTCTTCTAATCTTGTCTTTATTGAAGAAGTGTTCAGCAAATATGGATATCCTGGTAAAACCCTTGTCGGAGCGAAAACAAACGAAGTTGCTTGGAATGTAATACAGCACTCTGAAAAGATTCCGCAATACATAGATATCATCAAGAAGGCAGGTATAGAAAAGGAGCTTCCTTATACATTGGTTGCTATGATGGAAGACCGCTATTTGATGAACCAGAAAAAAGAACAGATTTATGGGACTCAAGCTTGTGGCGGATGCTTAAGTAGTGGAGATAACTATCCTGTGATATGGCCCATAAAAGACCCAAAGAATGTAAATAAGCGGAGAAAAGAAGCTGGCTTTGAGCAAACTGTAGAAGAGAACGCAAAGCGAATGAGTATTGAATATAGAGTAGTTACATTGTCTGAGGTGAAATAA
- a CDS encoding DUF6252 family protein produces the protein MKTLNLTLLLIFTLLLFTSCKKDKVEPSLPAATMEGKNTFGAMVNGEVWVPKGRPSTFQTNLGVVYDPNYSGGSFDIRAYSKISDDHVFYEYFYIYMTQVDHVGVYDLGNPDIGTVTFSSENCEYQREDNVQGTLEIAKLDMQNGVIAGKFEFTLAKPGCDTIRVTEGRFDKKLF, from the coding sequence ATGAAAACCTTAAACCTAACCCTGCTTCTCATCTTCACCCTTCTGTTATTCACATCCTGCAAGAAAGACAAAGTAGAGCCATCCCTGCCAGCGGCAACTATGGAAGGGAAGAACACTTTCGGGGCTATGGTGAACGGGGAGGTGTGGGTGCCGAAGGGAAGACCAAGCACGTTCCAAACAAACTTGGGTGTTGTATATGATCCGAACTACTCAGGTGGTTCCTTTGATATAAGGGCCTACAGCAAGATAAGTGATGACCATGTATTTTATGAGTACTTCTACATCTATATGACACAAGTTGACCATGTGGGAGTTTACGACCTTGGAAATCCAGACATCGGCACAGTAACCTTTAGTTCGGAGAACTGTGAATATCAGAGGGAAGACAATGTTCAGGGTACGCTGGAAATCGCGAAGCTGGACATGCAGAATGGTGTCATCGCTGGCAAATTTGAGTTTACCCTTGCCAAGCCAGGCTGCGATACCATCCGTGTCACCGAAGGAAGGTTTGATAAGAAGCTTTTCTAA
- a CDS encoding Fic family protein: MVPFHREIPYNDLPLLPPKIDLETKDVMRKTIKASRALAQLNGAIINLPNPSLFLDTIHLQEAKASSEIENIITTNDDLYKSVVADKRHESTAAKEVISYKEALWLGLEKLKERPFITTNLCVEIMQCIKQNTSGIRATPGTTLTNAKGEVIYTPPAGETVIREKLANLERFINEESGLDPLIKMAVMHYQFEAIHPFIDGNGRTGRILLLLYLKMEKLLDVPALYLSEYIIQNKASYYQKLRAVTESGHWEGWILYMLDMIEKTATSGLKKLEEIMAVMEATSEEIREKLPKVYSKELIEILFRLPYTKRQFLIDANMGTPKTVGNYLIALENEGFLKATKVGKEKLYLNQRLMEVLENKEKARKHNG, encoded by the coding sequence ATGGTGCCATTTCACAGAGAAATACCCTACAATGATTTACCCTTACTTCCTCCGAAAATAGATCTGGAGACAAAGGATGTCATGCGAAAGACAATCAAAGCAAGCAGGGCTTTGGCGCAGCTGAACGGAGCTATCATCAACCTGCCCAACCCAAGCCTTTTCCTGGACACAATCCATTTGCAGGAAGCTAAGGCAAGTTCTGAAATAGAGAACATTATCACCACGAACGATGACCTCTATAAGTCAGTCGTTGCTGATAAAAGGCATGAATCCACGGCGGCAAAAGAGGTTATAAGCTATAAAGAGGCTTTGTGGCTCGGCCTGGAAAAGCTCAAGGAGCGGCCTTTCATTACCACAAACCTTTGCGTGGAAATCATGCAATGCATAAAGCAAAACACGTCGGGCATCAGAGCTACCCCAGGTACAACCTTAACCAACGCGAAGGGCGAGGTGATCTATACCCCACCGGCAGGAGAAACAGTAATACGCGAGAAGCTGGCAAACCTGGAGCGCTTCATTAACGAGGAGAGTGGCTTGGACCCGCTCATCAAAATGGCCGTGATGCACTACCAGTTCGAGGCTATCCACCCATTTATAGACGGCAACGGACGTACCGGAAGAATCCTGCTTCTGCTCTACCTGAAAATGGAGAAGCTGTTGGATGTGCCTGCGCTGTACTTAAGTGAATACATCATCCAGAACAAGGCGTCTTATTACCAGAAGCTAAGGGCCGTCACAGAATCCGGGCACTGGGAGGGCTGGATACTGTACATGCTGGACATGATCGAAAAAACAGCCACCAGCGGACTTAAAAAACTGGAGGAGATCATGGCCGTGATGGAGGCCACCTCGGAAGAAATAAGAGAGAAACTCCCAAAAGTGTATTCGAAGGAGCTCATAGAGATATTGTTCAGGCTGCCGTATACAAAGCGCCAGTTTCTGATAGACGCGAACATGGGAACACCAAAAACAGTAGGGAATTACCTGATAGCGCTTGAGAACGAAGGCTTCTTAAAAGCAACTAAGGTCGGAAAAGAAAAACTTTACCTAAACCAACGGCTAATGGAAGTACTGGAGAATAAAGAAAAAGCTCGAAAGCACAACGGTTAA
- a CDS encoding recombinase family protein, translating into MTKETSVAVFVRVSKGGQDIARQVADLQAYSEQQGYIVVETISEKVSGAKKNEHRKAIQRLLELAESGAIHKVLVTEISRLGRNTLEGLKVLERLKSLGVSVYLLNRNIESLSSEGKQDPIAKLFFTIMLEFAEWERETMIERIHSGLDEARRKGKTLGRKKGTVKTNEQFLQDHTSVVKQLKAGKSIRDVAAICGVGTATVQKVKKAMAT; encoded by the coding sequence ATGACCAAAGAAACATCAGTAGCTGTTTTTGTAAGAGTGTCGAAAGGTGGCCAGGACATAGCAAGGCAGGTAGCGGATCTGCAAGCGTACAGTGAGCAGCAAGGCTACATAGTAGTTGAGACCATATCTGAAAAAGTAAGCGGCGCTAAGAAAAACGAGCATCGGAAAGCTATACAACGGCTGTTGGAGCTTGCTGAATCAGGAGCCATACACAAGGTTCTGGTAACGGAAATCTCCAGGTTAGGCCGCAATACCCTAGAGGGCCTGAAAGTGCTGGAACGGCTAAAGAGCCTGGGAGTATCAGTCTACCTGTTGAACCGCAACATCGAAAGTCTTTCTTCAGAAGGTAAGCAGGATCCTATAGCTAAACTGTTCTTCACAATTATGCTGGAGTTTGCCGAGTGGGAGCGTGAGACAATGATAGAACGCATACATTCCGGACTGGATGAAGCCCGGAGAAAGGGCAAAACCTTGGGAAGGAAGAAAGGAACAGTTAAGACAAATGAGCAGTTTCTGCAAGATCACACATCTGTTGTCAAACAACTGAAGGCTGGTAAAAGTATTCGGGATGTAGCTGCTATTTGTGGTGTAGGCACCGCAACAGTGCAAAAAGTAAAAAAAGCGATGGCTACATAA